One region of Gloeocapsopsis sp. IPPAS B-1203 genomic DNA includes:
- the fabI gene encoding enoyl-ACP reductase FabI, giving the protein MLDLTGKNALVTGIANNRSIAWGIAQQLHKAGANIGVSYLPDEKGKMEKKVAELVEPLNPSLFVPCDVQNETQIESTFAAIQEKWSKLDILIHCLAFANKEDLSGEFSHTSRSGFAKALEISTYSLIQLSGAAKPLMTEGGSIVTLTYLGGDRVVPNYNVMGIAKAGLEMSVRYLASELGSQNVRVNAISAGPIRTLASSAVGGILDMIHHVEEVAPLRRTVTQTEVGNAAAFLCSDLASGITGQILYVDAGYQIMGM; this is encoded by the coding sequence ATGCTCGATTTAACTGGAAAAAATGCCTTAGTGACTGGCATTGCTAACAATCGCTCGATCGCCTGGGGAATTGCCCAACAACTACACAAAGCAGGAGCCAACATTGGGGTAAGCTACCTTCCTGATGAGAAGGGAAAGATGGAAAAAAAAGTTGCAGAACTTGTAGAACCACTCAATCCCAGTTTATTTGTTCCCTGTGATGTTCAAAATGAGACACAAATTGAGTCTACCTTTGCCGCAATTCAAGAAAAATGGAGCAAACTCGATATCCTAATTCATTGTCTTGCTTTTGCTAACAAAGAAGATTTAAGTGGTGAATTTAGTCATACCTCACGCTCTGGTTTTGCCAAGGCTCTAGAGATTAGCACTTATTCGCTCATTCAGTTAAGTGGAGCCGCAAAACCTTTGATGACAGAAGGCGGAAGTATTGTGACATTGACATATTTAGGCGGCGATCGCGTTGTACCAAACTATAACGTCATGGGAATTGCCAAAGCCGGATTAGAAATGAGTGTCCGCTATTTAGCCTCAGAACTCGGTTCGCAAAATGTTCGTGTCAATGCCATTTCAGCAGGACCAATCCGCACGCTTGCCTCTTCAGCAGTTGGTGGTATTTTGGATATGATTCATCACGTTGAAGAAGTTGCTCCTTTGCGGCGTACTGTTACCCAAACTGAAGTTGGTAATGCAGCAGCTTTTTTGTGTAGCGATCTCGCTAGCGGTATCACTGGTCAAATTTTGTATGTCGATGCTGGCTATCAAATTATGGGAATGTAG
- the ntcA gene encoding global nitrogen regulator NtcA, which translates to MVVTQDRPLAAVFRQVGAGSFPPVVETFERGKTIFFPGDPAERVYFLIKGAVKLSRVYEAGEEITVALLRENSVFGVLSLLTGNRSDRFYHAVAFTPVELLSAPIEQVEQSLKDNPELSMLMLRGLSSRILQTEMMIETLAHRDMGSRLVSFLLILCRDFGVPNADGITIDLKLSHQAIAEAIGSTRVTVTRLLGDLRQENMISIHKKKITVHNPVALSQQFS; encoded by the coding sequence ATGGTCGTGACGCAAGATAGACCGCTAGCAGCTGTATTTCGTCAGGTGGGAGCTGGTTCATTTCCACCAGTTGTAGAAACCTTCGAGAGAGGTAAAACTATATTTTTTCCTGGCGATCCAGCAGAAAGAGTGTATTTTCTCATCAAGGGTGCAGTGAAGCTTTCGCGGGTTTATGAGGCTGGAGAGGAAATCACTGTGGCGCTGCTTCGCGAAAACAGTGTTTTTGGGGTATTGTCGCTGCTAACAGGAAACCGCTCTGATCGGTTTTATCATGCTGTGGCTTTTACGCCTGTAGAGTTGTTATCAGCACCAATAGAGCAAGTAGAACAATCTTTAAAAGATAATCCTGAGTTATCTATGTTGATGCTGCGAGGCTTATCTTCGCGGATTTTACAGACAGAAATGATGATTGAAACTTTAGCGCACCGCGATATGGGATCTCGGTTGGTCAGCTTTTTACTCATTTTGTGCCGTGACTTTGGTGTTCCCAATGCAGATGGCATCACAATTGACTTGAAGTTGTCGCATCAGGCGATCGCAGAAGCCATCGGTTCGACTCGCGTAACTGTCACAAGACTACTAGGAGACTTGCGTCAAGAGAATATGATCTCAATTCACAAGAAAAAAATTACAGTGCACAATCCAGTGGCGTTGAGTCAACAATTTAGTTGA
- a CDS encoding DUF3084 domain-containing protein, which produces MTTGYILIASILILGGVIATVGDRLGTRVGKARLSLFNLRPRNTAVVITILTGSIISASTLAILFAADERLRTGVFELEEIQSELRDRRQQLETTRQQLEATTEEKTQVQQELIQARAEQKAEQREAQRREAEAQQRLETINESLQAARTQQAQTQTQLNRTQARQAQTQAQLNQTQEQLTQISTQFQQAQTRLRTVSQRAKELRAEIQQVQTELQQLTEQRDQLRAQITKRDQEIAKLDESITQRDQVIAQRESRLKQLETQQNYLEQEAQNLERNLQVLRRGNVALFRGQVLSGGVVRIVDPKAARQAVDQLLVEANKTAVRFTQPGIEQNEQIVNISSAQVDQLIKQIDDGHDYVIRIVSAGNYVLGERSVQVIADAAQNQVVFRPGDVLAAISANPATMSDTELRQRVELLLGASNFRAQRAGILGDTIQIGDNRIETLIGFIDQLKQYNQPVEIQAVAAEVTYTSGPLKVELLAMQNGQVVFRT; this is translated from the coding sequence ATGACCACCGGATACATCTTAATTGCATCAATTTTAATTTTAGGAGGCGTAATTGCAACGGTGGGCGATCGCCTAGGTACGCGAGTTGGTAAAGCGCGTTTAAGCTTATTCAATCTTCGCCCCCGCAACACTGCTGTAGTCATCACCATTTTGACTGGAAGTATTATTTCTGCTTCTACTTTGGCAATTTTATTTGCTGCAGATGAACGTTTGCGCACTGGAGTCTTTGAACTTGAAGAAATTCAAAGTGAACTGCGAGATAGACGCCAACAGTTAGAAACAACTCGTCAACAACTTGAAGCAACAACTGAAGAAAAAACACAAGTTCAACAAGAATTAATCCAAGCAAGAGCAGAACAAAAAGCAGAACAACGAGAAGCCCAGAGAAGAGAAGCAGAAGCACAGCAACGTTTAGAAACAATCAATGAATCATTACAAGCAGCGCGGACACAGCAAGCACAGACACAAACACAACTGAATCGCACACAAGCAAGACAAGCACAGACGCAAGCACAACTGAATCAAACACAAGAACAACTAACTCAGATTTCTACTCAGTTTCAACAAGCACAAACAAGATTGAGAACGGTTTCTCAACGAGCCAAAGAATTGCGTGCAGAAATTCAACAAGTACAAACAGAATTACAGCAGTTAACCGAGCAGCGAGATCAGCTAAGAGCGCAAATCACTAAGCGGGATCAAGAAATTGCTAAGTTAGATGAAAGTATTACACAACGGGATCAAGTTATTGCCCAACGAGAAAGTCGTCTCAAACAATTAGAAACTCAGCAAAACTATCTAGAACAGGAAGCACAAAACTTAGAAAGAAATTTACAAGTATTGCGACGGGGAAATGTTGCTTTGTTCAGAGGACAAGTTTTATCTGGTGGCGTGGTGCGAATTGTCGATCCTAAAGCTGCTCGTCAAGCAGTCGATCAACTGCTTGTAGAAGCAAATAAAACTGCGGTGAGATTCACTCAGCCAGGCATTGAGCAAAATGAGCAAATAGTAAACATCTCTTCTGCACAAGTCGATCAATTGATTAAGCAGATTGATGATGGTCATGACTATGTTATTCGGATCGTGTCAGCAGGCAACTATGTCTTAGGAGAAAGATCAGTTCAAGTTATTGCAGATGCGGCACAAAACCAAGTTGTTTTTCGCCCTGGTGATGTCTTAGCTGCTATTTCTGCGAATCCCGCTACTATGTCTGACACAGAATTGAGGCAAAGAGTAGAACTTCTCTTAGGAGCTTCTAATTTTCGGGCACAACGAGCAGGTATTTTAGGCGATACAATCCAAATAGGAGACAATCGGATTGAAACACTGATTGGTTTTATCGACCAGTTGAAGCAATACAATCAACCCGTAGAAATTCAAGCAGTAGCCGCAGAAGTCACTTACACGTCGGGACCTTTGAAGGTGGAATTATTAGCAATGCAAAATGGGCAAGTTGTGTTCCGTACTTGA
- a CDS encoding pre-16S rRNA-processing nuclease YqgF — translation MQPTILGFDPGRDKCGIAVMGLDRTLYCHQVVLATEAIAAIEQLRQQFPISLVVIGDQTTAKNWKQKLVTELSESPSIVMVDERYTSLEARDRYWQMFPPQGLQQLLPRGLRQPPKPIDDIVAILLIERYLNRLAQ, via the coding sequence ATGCAGCCAACAATTTTGGGGTTTGATCCAGGACGAGATAAGTGTGGAATAGCAGTGATGGGGCTAGATCGAACACTGTATTGTCACCAAGTTGTCTTAGCAACAGAGGCGATCGCAGCTATCGAACAACTCCGCCAACAATTCCCTATTTCTCTGGTTGTCATTGGAGATCAAACAACTGCTAAAAACTGGAAGCAAAAATTAGTAACAGAACTATCTGAATCGCCATCGATTGTCATGGTTGATGAAAGATATACGAGTTTGGAAGCACGCGATCGCTACTGGCAAATGTTTCCCCCTCAAGGACTGCAACAACTCTTACCGCGCGGTTTACGCCAACCACCAAAACCGATTGATGATATTGTTGCCATTCTGCTCATTGAACGATATCTCAATCGACTAGCACAATAA
- a CDS encoding DUF3146 family protein yields MSRKRLPETTAHVRITRQSWQHGLLEGEVRAGDFEWQFQWCFRRGELSVKPSQGRALIKEPLGRFLEQKDYQLEPGGDYAFTIRAEL; encoded by the coding sequence GTGAGTCGTAAGCGTTTACCTGAAACCACTGCCCATGTTAGGATTACGCGACAGTCCTGGCAGCATGGCTTGTTAGAAGGAGAAGTAAGAGCTGGAGATTTTGAATGGCAGTTTCAATGGTGTTTTCGGCGTGGCGAACTGTCTGTCAAACCTTCTCAAGGTCGTGCTCTCATCAAAGAACCACTAGGACGCTTTTTAGAACAGAAAGATTATCAACTCGAACCAGGAGGAGACTACGCTTTTACTATCCGTGCAGAACTTTAA
- a CDS encoding GTP-binding protein produces the protein MPSESFGESNSSLLDAWDDADLDQAISSVAEIQAELNYQQAKDTLHNLVTKLDLTSQERRGLEAEIQQLETMLGNLERRVLQIAAFGMVGRGKSSLLNALVGQQVFETGPLHGVTRTASRVAWSISEESINGDRYQKATLTGAGASQIELIDTPGLDEVDGETRAELARKIAAQADLILFAVAGDITQVEHGALSQLREAGKPILLVFNKIDQYPQADRMAIYHKIRDDRVRELLSPDEIVMAAASPLVRTAVQRPDGTRGVQLRASTPQVEELKLKILEIMHREGKALVALNSMLYADNINEQLVQRKLEERDRSANELIWRAVMTKATAIALNPLTVVDLVSGAVIDIALILSLSKLYDIPMTQTGAAGLLQKIAISMGGISISELLANLGLSSLKSLLGLSASATGGLALSPYVSVALTQAGVAGVSSYGIGQVTKTYLANGATWGPEGPKAVVQSILASLDETSIISRIKDELRSKLGARGE, from the coding sequence ATGCCATCAGAATCTTTTGGAGAAAGCAATTCTTCTCTATTGGATGCTTGGGATGATGCAGATTTAGATCAGGCAATTTCGAGTGTTGCTGAGATTCAAGCAGAGTTGAACTATCAACAAGCAAAAGATACTTTGCACAATTTAGTCACTAAACTCGATTTGACTTCTCAAGAACGTCGTGGTTTAGAAGCGGAGATTCAACAATTAGAAACGATGCTCGGTAACTTAGAGCGTCGAGTGTTACAAATTGCTGCCTTTGGTATGGTAGGTCGCGGGAAGTCCTCTTTACTCAATGCTTTAGTGGGACAACAAGTATTTGAAACTGGTCCACTGCACGGCGTGACACGCACTGCATCGCGTGTAGCTTGGAGCATTAGTGAAGAAAGTATCAATGGCGATCGCTATCAAAAAGCAACGCTTACGGGTGCTGGGGCTTCTCAAATTGAACTCATTGATACTCCAGGTTTGGATGAGGTTGATGGTGAAACTCGTGCTGAGTTAGCAAGAAAAATTGCTGCACAAGCTGATTTAATTTTATTTGCTGTTGCTGGAGACATAACTCAGGTAGAACATGGGGCTTTGTCGCAACTAAGGGAAGCTGGTAAACCAATTTTGCTTGTCTTCAACAAAATAGATCAATATCCTCAAGCAGATCGCATGGCGATTTATCACAAAATTCGTGACGATCGCGTACGCGAGTTACTCTCACCGGATGAAATTGTGATGGCGGCGGCTTCTCCGTTGGTAAGAACAGCGGTGCAACGCCCTGATGGAACGCGCGGCGTGCAGTTACGTGCAAGCACCCCCCAAGTTGAGGAACTCAAGCTGAAAATCTTAGAAATTATGCATCGAGAAGGTAAGGCTTTGGTTGCACTCAACAGTATGCTTTATGCTGACAATATTAACGAGCAACTCGTCCAGCGCAAGCTCGAAGAGCGCGATCGCAGTGCAAACGAACTCATTTGGCGGGCAGTGATGACTAAAGCAACAGCGATCGCCCTCAATCCACTCACCGTTGTTGACCTTGTGAGTGGTGCAGTTATAGACATTGCTTTAATTTTGAGTTTATCTAAACTTTATGATATTCCTATGACTCAAACTGGTGCTGCTGGGCTGTTACAAAAAATCGCCATCAGTATGGGTGGAATTAGTATTAGTGAACTTTTGGCAAACTTAGGACTCAGTTCGCTGAAATCTTTACTTGGTTTATCTGCGAGTGCAACTGGTGGTCTTGCTTTAAGTCCTTATGTTTCTGTGGCGCTCACGCAAGCAGGAGTTGCTGGGGTATCTTCTTATGGAATTGGACAAGTCACCAAGACTTACTTAGCCAACGGCGCGACTTGGGGTCCGGAAGGTCCTAAAGCAGTTGTCCAAAGCATCTTGGCTTCACTGGATGAAACCTCCATTATTAGTCGCATCAAAGATGAACTGCGTAGTAAGTTAGGGGCGAGGGGTGAGTGA
- a CDS encoding mechanosensitive ion channel, whose protein sequence is MNGTWQGIATMMKVPILDYQLLAQFQQAPGGQPLQQTGQAVQETVGVTTGLLAGLVAFLPSLLAALLVLIVGWIIAAIAKSLTKSLLSRTNIDNRIAGGLVGRGDSGDLPRVENLIANIVFWIIILFTAIAVLQALNLQAVSQPLNNFLNLVLGFIPRLIGALLLFGVAWLIATLVKIITTRGLQAVRLDERLDQRAPDETREPNQMSLSETIGNALYWFIFLLFLIPVLDTLGLQQALLPVQNLVNEILLILPNILAAVLIAAAGWLLATVVRRIVTNLLASTGVDQMGERFGLGRTRTSTSTQSLSGIIGTIVYVLILIPVAIAALNALRINAISVPAIAMLQQILNALPAIFTAALILILGYFLGRFVADLVTNILSSLGFDNIFSIIGLSGLQRRRTPTDVRRTEEVFVIPAPGSDQETVLQPERTTAENAAAAITTRTPSEAVGIITLVGIMLFATVAAVNILNIPALTLLVSGLIVIFGRILAGLIVFAIGLFLANLAYSLIVSSSSNRQAQLLGQVARIAIIAFVSALALQQIGIATEIVNLAFGLLLGAVAVAVAIAFGLGGRDIAAQQVRNVLSSFQEQRNQPPR, encoded by the coding sequence ATGAATGGAACTTGGCAAGGCATAGCAACGATGATGAAAGTGCCAATTCTAGACTATCAACTACTGGCACAATTTCAACAAGCTCCAGGAGGACAACCACTACAGCAAACAGGGCAAGCAGTACAAGAGACTGTGGGCGTCACAACTGGCTTACTAGCAGGCTTAGTTGCCTTTCTACCTAGCTTACTAGCAGCACTGTTAGTTTTGATCGTCGGCTGGATTATTGCAGCGATCGCTAAATCGCTCACAAAAAGTCTCCTCAGCCGCACCAATATAGATAACCGCATTGCTGGAGGTCTTGTTGGGCGTGGTGACTCTGGAGATCTACCGCGAGTCGAAAACTTAATCGCCAACATCGTCTTTTGGATTATTATCCTCTTTACTGCGATCGCAGTTTTACAAGCATTAAATCTGCAAGCAGTATCACAGCCACTCAATAACTTCCTCAATCTCGTTCTTGGCTTTATTCCTCGGTTAATAGGAGCATTGCTGCTGTTTGGTGTTGCATGGCTAATTGCAACGCTCGTAAAAATAATTACAACTCGAGGACTACAAGCAGTACGACTAGATGAACGTTTAGACCAGCGCGCGCCCGACGAAACCCGCGAACCAAATCAAATGTCGCTGAGCGAAACGATTGGTAATGCGCTTTACTGGTTTATCTTTTTACTGTTTCTCATTCCGGTTCTCGATACATTAGGGTTGCAGCAAGCATTGCTCCCAGTACAGAACTTGGTGAATGAGATTCTGTTAATTTTACCAAATATCTTGGCAGCAGTTTTAATTGCCGCTGCAGGTTGGTTACTTGCTACAGTTGTCCGCCGAATTGTCACCAATTTACTGGCATCAACCGGAGTTGATCAGATGGGAGAACGGTTCGGTTTAGGTAGAACTCGAACCAGTACATCAACACAATCGCTCTCAGGCATTATTGGCACAATTGTCTATGTGCTGATTTTGATTCCCGTAGCAATTGCAGCATTAAATGCCCTGCGAATTAATGCGATTTCTGTGCCGGCGATCGCTATGCTACAGCAAATCCTCAACGCGCTACCCGCGATCTTCACCGCTGCGTTGATTCTCATTTTGGGTTATTTCTTGGGGCGCTTTGTTGCAGATCTTGTGACCAACATTCTCTCCAGCTTGGGCTTTGATAACATTTTCTCCATAATTGGGTTGTCTGGCTTACAAAGACGTCGTACTCCTACTGATGTCAGAAGAACCGAAGAAGTCTTTGTCATCCCAGCGCCTGGTAGTGACCAAGAAACTGTATTACAGCCTGAACGCACTACTGCTGAAAACGCTGCAGCTGCAATTACAACACGCACGCCATCAGAAGCTGTCGGAATTATTACCTTAGTAGGGATTATGCTGTTTGCGACTGTAGCAGCAGTCAATATCCTCAATATTCCAGCACTGACACTTCTTGTCAGCGGTTTAATTGTCATCTTCGGACGAATTTTGGCTGGCTTGATTGTATTTGCTATCGGGCTATTCTTAGCAAATCTGGCTTACAGCTTGATTGTGAGTTCCTCTAGCAATCGTCAAGCACAATTACTAGGTCAAGTAGCACGCATTGCAATCATTGCGTTTGTTTCAGCTTTGGCATTGCAACAAATCGGAATTGCCACTGAAATTGTTAACTTAGCGTTTGGACTACTTTTAGGTGCTGTCGCTGTCGCCGTCGCGATCGCCTTTGGTTTGGGTGGTCGCGATATTGCCGCGCAACAAGTGCGTAACGTCTTAAGTTCATTTCAAGAACAACGCAATCAACCACCGCGTTAG
- a CDS encoding SRPBCC family protein, with translation MSFSQVLEQSIDIDASPTVVDRCITERTLMHRWLNPLLRCEPVGDWSTNVGSRSRFVIQIPLLKPTLDNVVIERSPGLVVWQFQGFFHGCDRWECQPRQQGTHLVNHFEFEIPNTVVRWGFNTFAFALTQKDMQAQLHRLKRLAEQIEKK, from the coding sequence ATGTCTTTTAGTCAAGTTTTAGAGCAATCAATTGATATCGATGCGAGTCCTACTGTAGTAGATCGTTGTATCACAGAGCGAACGCTGATGCATCGCTGGTTAAATCCTCTATTGCGTTGCGAACCAGTGGGTGATTGGAGTACAAATGTGGGAAGCCGCAGTCGATTTGTGATTCAAATTCCGCTACTCAAACCGACGCTTGATAATGTTGTGATTGAGCGATCGCCTGGGTTAGTGGTGTGGCAATTTCAAGGTTTCTTCCACGGATGCGATCGCTGGGAATGTCAACCAAGGCAGCAAGGGACGCATCTCGTCAATCACTTTGAGTTTGAAATTCCAAATACTGTTGTTCGCTGGGGCTTTAACACGTTTGCTTTTGCTTTAACACAAAAAGATATGCAAGCTCAGTTACATCGCTTGAAGCGCTTGGCAGAGCAAATTGAGAAGAAGTAG
- a CDS encoding SirB1 family protein, whose translation MDFPPARQYFYQETHQPDEQIDLAKAALYIAQEEYPHLDIEEYLNALDTMAAEVREQLPSERYPLRIVQTVNHYLYDDLGFTGNTSNYYDPRNSFFNDVIERRTGIPITLSLIYLEVTKRIDFPMLGIGMPGHFLIRPNVQQMEIFVDPFNCGEILFPEDCQDKLSQMYGQPVTLQSSFLEAVSRRQFLARMLTNLKFAHLQKEQLTKALAAVERILLLFPELPTELRDRGLIRYQLGYWSAAVSDLQAYLEKVPYASDATVIRRLLNQLGSNF comes from the coding sequence ATGGATTTCCCTCCTGCCCGTCAGTATTTTTACCAAGAGACTCATCAACCAGATGAGCAAATTGACTTGGCAAAAGCCGCACTCTATATCGCTCAAGAAGAATACCCGCACCTTGATATTGAAGAATACCTGAATGCACTCGATACTATGGCAGCAGAAGTACGAGAACAGCTGCCTAGCGAAAGGTATCCGCTGCGGATTGTTCAGACTGTCAATCATTACTTGTATGATGATTTGGGATTTACTGGTAATACAAGTAACTATTACGACCCTCGCAACAGTTTTTTCAATGATGTTATTGAACGACGGACAGGAATTCCAATTACACTTTCTTTAATTTACTTAGAAGTGACTAAACGCATTGATTTTCCTATGTTGGGTATTGGTATGCCAGGACATTTCCTGATTCGTCCTAATGTTCAACAAATGGAAATCTTTGTCGATCCGTTCAATTGTGGCGAAATCTTGTTTCCTGAAGATTGTCAAGATAAACTCAGTCAAATGTATGGTCAACCGGTGACGCTGCAAAGTTCCTTTTTAGAAGCTGTCAGCCGACGACAGTTTTTAGCACGTATGTTGACAAATCTTAAGTTTGCTCATCTTCAAAAAGAGCAATTAACAAAAGCACTCGCAGCAGTAGAGAGAATATTACTATTGTTTCCTGAGCTACCAACAGAATTACGCGATCGCGGTTTAATTCGCTATCAACTGGGTTACTGGAGTGCAGCAGTTAGTGACTTACAAGCCTATCTAGAAAAAGTTCCTTATGCCTCTGATGCCACTGTCATTCGCCGCCTCTTGAATCAACTGGGCAGCAATTTCTAG
- a CDS encoding HAMP domain-containing sensor histidine kinase, with protein sequence MQLKQARKWHRFLLSARTRILAWYIVLMATSSLVSIFAIRQELFTRVQERVERSLSQEVQEFRQLVKSVNPKTNKPFESHEVTDLFDLFVTRNIPDDDEFLLTLFNGRLYKHSPRALPEPLKPDSPLIQHWGQLTKPERGQIDTTLGELLYLAEPVRITYQAEPLESTADAQGVFVVAHMTTGEREEVDEAIVVVVEVTIIVLTAASILAWAIAGRVLAPLRLLTKTALSITNNSNLTQRIPVQGSDEIAELTITFNEMMDRLEDAFMSQRNFINDASHELRTPITIIRGHLELLGDDPQEQQETMEVIVDELDRMNRFVDDLLILAKAEQPEFLCLDTVDVKSFTEEVYAKARTLAARNWRLDSKGCGSIIADRQRLTQAIVNLAQNATQHTHTKDVIALGSIVRNGKARFWVSDTGQGIAYSDQKRVFKRFARGVNGRRSEGAGLGLAIVQAIVTAHHGHIELSSQPGVGSTFTLVIPVDSPTPESN encoded by the coding sequence ATGCAACTCAAACAAGCTCGCAAATGGCATAGATTTTTACTCAGTGCTAGAACACGCATTTTAGCTTGGTATATTGTTTTGATGGCTACCTCTTCTCTGGTATCCATTTTTGCAATTCGCCAAGAGTTGTTTACGCGGGTTCAAGAACGAGTTGAGCGATCGCTGTCGCAAGAAGTACAGGAGTTTCGTCAATTAGTTAAGAGTGTTAATCCAAAGACCAACAAGCCTTTTGAAAGTCATGAGGTTACTGATCTTTTTGATTTATTTGTAACGCGTAATATTCCTGACGACGATGAGTTTTTGTTAACACTGTTCAATGGTCGTTTGTACAAACATAGTCCCAGAGCGTTACCTGAACCGCTAAAACCTGACTCGCCGTTAATTCAACACTGGGGTCAGCTGACTAAACCAGAGCGAGGACAAATAGACACAACGTTGGGAGAATTGTTGTATTTAGCAGAACCCGTCAGAATTACTTATCAAGCAGAACCTCTTGAAAGTACAGCGGATGCTCAGGGGGTTTTTGTTGTCGCTCATATGACAACAGGAGAGCGCGAAGAAGTTGATGAAGCGATCGTAGTTGTTGTCGAGGTGACAATTATTGTTTTGACAGCAGCCTCGATCCTCGCTTGGGCGATCGCAGGAAGAGTCTTAGCTCCTTTACGTTTATTAACAAAAACAGCTCTTTCTATTACCAATAACTCTAATTTAACGCAGCGTATCCCAGTGCAAGGAAGCGATGAAATAGCAGAACTAACGATCACTTTTAATGAAATGATGGATCGGCTAGAGGATGCTTTTATGAGTCAACGCAATTTTATCAATGATGCAAGCCACGAGTTGCGCACGCCAATCACAATCATTCGCGGTCATCTAGAACTTCTTGGCGACGATCCCCAGGAACAGCAAGAAACAATGGAAGTGATCGTTGATGAACTTGATCGGATGAATCGTTTTGTGGATGATTTGTTAATTCTGGCTAAGGCTGAGCAACCTGAGTTTTTATGTTTAGACACAGTGGATGTCAAGTCATTTACTGAAGAAGTGTACGCCAAAGCGAGAACACTTGCCGCACGTAACTGGCGATTGGATAGTAAAGGTTGTGGCTCAATTATTGCTGACCGCCAACGACTCACGCAAGCAATTGTCAATTTGGCTCAGAATGCAACACAACATACACACACCAAAGATGTTATTGCACTGGGTTCCATTGTGAGAAATGGTAAAGCCCGTTTTTGGGTCAGTGATACAGGTCAAGGAATTGCCTACAGCGATCAAAAGCGCGTCTTTAAACGCTTTGCTCGTGGAGTTAACGGTCGTCGTTCAGAAGGAGCCGGTTTAGGTTTAGCAATCGTTCAAGCGATCGTGACTGCTCATCATGGTCACATAGAACTTTCTAGCCAACCTGGTGTTGGCTCAACTTTTACATTAGTTATTCCTGTCGATTCTCCTACGCCTGAATCAAATTAG
- a CDS encoding response regulator transcription factor gives MSHILIAEDEPRIASFLEKGLKAAGFTTAVAKDGNETVLMVQSDRFDLLLLDIGLPGKDGWQVLEELRGLGEYLPIIILSARDDINDKVAGLEGGADDYVTKPFRFEELLARVRLRLRDKHVPKTNEEIVLRVGNITLDLRTRQATVGDRLVDLPAREFTLAETFLRHPGQILSREQLLNRVWGYDYDPGSNIVDVYVGYLRKKLGDKFIETVRGMGYRLRG, from the coding sequence ATGAGCCATATTCTCATTGCCGAAGATGAACCGCGAATTGCTTCTTTTCTAGAGAAAGGACTCAAAGCAGCTGGTTTTACCACTGCAGTAGCAAAAGATGGCAATGAAACTGTTCTCATGGTACAGAGCGATCGCTTCGATCTGCTGCTGTTGGATATTGGACTTCCTGGTAAAGATGGTTGGCAAGTTTTAGAGGAACTACGCGGTTTAGGTGAATATTTGCCTATTATTATTCTCAGCGCTCGTGATGATATTAACGATAAAGTTGCTGGACTCGAAGGCGGTGCTGATGATTATGTTACTAAACCTTTTCGCTTTGAAGAGTTACTAGCGCGGGTGCGATTGCGACTGCGGGATAAGCACGTACCAAAAACTAACGAAGAGATTGTATTGAGGGTGGGGAACATTACTCTCGACTTACGTACGCGCCAAGCTACGGTAGGCGATCGCTTAGTAGACTTACCAGCTAGAGAATTTACCCTAGCTGAGACTTTTCTGCGTCATCCTGGACAAATTTTGAGTCGCGAACAATTACTCAATCGCGTTTGGGGTTACGACTACGACCCTGGCTCAAATATTGTTGATGTTTATGTAGGCTACTTACGTAAGAAATTAGGTGATAAATTCATTGAAACAGTTCGAGGCATGGGTTATCGCTTACGTGGATAA